The following proteins are encoded in a genomic region of Brachypodium distachyon strain Bd21 chromosome 1, Brachypodium_distachyon_v3.0, whole genome shotgun sequence:
- the LOC100826192 gene encoding mitogen-activated protein kinase kinase kinase 18, translating into MYPTKIFPQIAASGHSHPAAWRISSRRPPRASLDAVLRFGQPTISNPQAPGQLVDINIAQRKPSHILVLQLKIPNCVHPETRSRAHASLAARMIVGEWTRGPAIGRGSSAVVSLAVDRVTGVVFAVKSVGAGRAAELRREQSILRGLSSPYVVRCLGYVADGSGEMLMEYAAGGSLADEIRRCGGRCPEALIRCRARDVLRGLAHAHGAGVAHCDVKARNVLVGSHGRAMLADFGCARRIVASSREPQLMGMGGTPMFMAPEAARGEERGAAADVWAVGCTVIEMATGGAPWRSRFADPVAALHHVAFSGEAPELPPWLSEAGKEFLGRCLRQDPRERWTAEQLLEHPWFLQADADAVSCSSSFLPGITGKETTFVSPKSVLDQVPWDDDDTRTGADNDPTDRVRALSGGGAPDWTWDGSWITVHSGDNDDHHDAMWADQPEVDADTTADSDPLVGGSAGRPSVGISNGHASHGNGDSYDDTSSSCDGRCGDDCNHVISDCSGLPIKRQQILSDMVYLSPAGWMHRPFITFLSLTPTVVTCSSCLLSLSLRKNSYSSCHSFLPSTL; encoded by the coding sequence CTCCTCGCGACGGCCGCCTCGTGCCAGCTTGGATGCCGTGCTCCGCTTTGGACAGCCCACAATTAGCAACCCTCAGGCCCCAGGCCAGCTTGTAGATATAAACATAGCGCAACGCAAGCCGTCACACATTCTAGTACTGCAGCTCAAAATTCCCAATTGCGTCCACCCGGAAACAAGAAGTAGAGCACACGCCAGTCTCGCGGCCAGAATGATCGTCGGAGAATGGACGCGGGGGCCTGCCATCGGGCGGGGCTCCTCGGCCGTGGTGTCGCTCGCCGTGGATCGCGTAACCGGCGTCGTGTTCGCGGTGAAGTCCGTGGGGGCCGGCCGGGCAGCCGAGCTCCGGCGGGAGCAGAGCATCCTCCGCGGCCTCAGCTCTCCATACGTAGTGCGCTGCCTGGGCTACGTAGCCGACGGGAGCGGCGAGATGCTGATGGAGTACGCGGCCGGCGGGTCGCTGGCGGACGAGATCAGGCGGTGCGGCGGGCGGTGCCCCGAGGCCCTGATCCGGTGTCGCGCGCGCGACGTCCTGCGCGGGCTGGCGCACGCGCACGGCGCCGGGGTCGCGCACTGCGACGTCAAGGCCCGGAACGTGCTCGTCGGCTCCCATGGCCGCGCCATGCTCGCCGACTTCGGCTGCGCGCGCCGCATTGTTGCCTCCTCCCGCGAACCGCAGCTGATGGGCATGGGCGGCACGCCGATGTTCATGGCGCCCGAGGCcgcgcgcggcgaggagcgAGGCGCGGCCGCGGACGTCTGGGCGGTGGGGTGCACGGTCATCGAGATGGCCACGGGCGGCGCGCCGTGGCGGTCTCGGTTCGCTGACCCCGTGGCCGCGCTGCACCACGTGGCGTTCTCGGGGGAGGCGCCGGAGCTGCCCCCGTGGCTGTCGGAGGCAGGGAAGGAGTTCTTGGGTCGGTGCTTGCGGCAGGACCCCAGGGAGAGGTGGACGGCGGAGCAGCTGCTGGAGCACCCGTGGTTCCTGCAGGCTGATGCTGATGCCGTTTCTTGTTCGAGTTCCTTCTTGCCGGGAATCACCGGGAAGGAGACGACGTTTGTGTCCCCCAAGAGCGTTCTCGATCAGGTCCCgtgggacgacgacgacacaAGGACGGGGGCGGACAACGATCCCACCGACAGAGTCCGCGCGCTGTCcgggggcggcgcgccggATTGGACCTGGGACGGGAGCTGGATCACGGTCCATTCCGGCGACAATGACGATCACCACGACGCAATGTGGGCGGATCAGCCGGAGGTGGATGCGGATACTACTGCCGACAGCGATCCTCTCGTGGGCGGCTCCGCTGGACGGCCTAGTGTGGGGATCTCGAACGGCCACGCCTCACATGGCAATGGCGATTCCTACGATgacaccagcagcagctgtgATGGCCGGTGCGGTGATGATTGTAATCACGTGATTAGCGATTGTAGCGGCCTTCCAATCAAAAGGCAACAGATTCTTTCCGATATGGTTTATTTGTCCCCAGCTGGATGGATGCATCGCCCGTTTATtacctttctctctctcactcctACCGTTGTTACCTGTTCTTCCTGTctgctctctctttctctgcgCAAAAACTCATATTCTTCCTGTCACTCGTTTCTCCCCTCAACATTATGA